A stretch of Henckelia pumila isolate YLH828 chromosome 4, ASM3356847v2, whole genome shotgun sequence DNA encodes these proteins:
- the LOC140860295 gene encoding probable glutathione S-transferase, with protein MAEEVILLDLYYSMFGMRARIALAEKGIEYEYREENLADKSPLLLEMNPVHKKIPVLIHNGKPVCESLLIIQYIDEVWKDKSPPILPSHPYARAKARFWADFVDKKVYDAGRRIVWLKTGEEQETGKKDMIDALKLLESELGDDPYFGGENFGFLDIALVTYYSWFHAYEVCGKLSFDDHCPKLIAWAKRCMEKETVSKSLADQNKVLEYVLLLRKKYGVE; from the exons ATGGCGGAGGAGGTGATTCTGCTGGACTTGTACTACAGTATGTTCGGCATGCGGGCTCGAATCGCATTAGCCGAAAAGGGCATCGAGTACGAGTACAGGGAGGAGAACCTGGCCGACAAGAGCCCACTTTTGTTGGAGATGAACCCGGTTCACAAGAAAATTCCGGTTTTGATTCATAATGGCAAACCCGTCTGTGAATCGCTTCTTATTATTCAGTATATTGATGAAGTGTGGAAGGATAAGTCTCCCCCCATTTTACCTTCACATCCTTATGCCAGAGCCAAAGCTAGGTTCTGGGCTGATTTCGTCGACAAaaag GTATATGATGCTGGAAGAAGAATAGTATGGTTAAAAACAGGAGAAGAACAAGAAACAGGTAAGAAAGACATGATTGATGCTTTGAAGTTACTGGAATCTGAGTTGGGCGATGATCCGTACTTTGGTGGCGAAAACTTTGGGTTTCTTGATATAGCCTTGGTCACATATTATAGCTGGTTTCATGCGTACGAAGTGTGTGGCAAACTCAGCTTTGACGATCACTGCCCCAAACTGATTGCATGGGCCAAAAGGTGCATGGAGAAGGAGACTGTCTCCAAGTCTCTGGCTGATCAGAACAAGGTTTTAGAATATGTTTTGCTTCTGAGGAAGAAATATGGCGTCGAGTAG
- the LOC140863608 gene encoding probable glutathione S-transferase — protein MAEEVILLDLYYSMFGMRARIALAEKGIEYEYREENLADKSPLLLEMNPVHKKIPVLIHNGKPVCESLLIVQYIDEVWKDKSPPILPSHPFARAKARFWADFVDKKVYDAGRRIVWLKTGEEQETGKKDMIDALKLLESELGDDSYFGGENFGFLDIALVTYYSWFHAYEVCGKLSFEDHCPKLIAWAKRCMEKETVSKSLADQNKVYEFVLLLRKKYGAK, from the exons ATGGCGGAGGAGGTGATTCTGCTGGACTTGTACTACAGTATGTTCGGCATGCGGGCTCGAATCGCATTAGCCGAAAAGGGCATTGAGTATGAGTACAGGGAAGAGAACCTGGCCGACAAGAGCCCACTTTTGTTGGAGATGAACCCGGTTCACAAGAAAATTCCGGTTTTGATTCATAATGGCAAACCCGTCTGTGAATCGCTTCTTATTGTTCAGTATATTGATGAAGTGTGGAAGGATAAATCTCCCCCCATTTTACCTTCACATCCTTTTGCCAGAGCCAAAGCTAGGTTCTGGGCTGATTTCGTCGACAAaaag GTATATGATGCTGGAAGAAGAATAGTATGGTTAAAAACAGGAGAAGAACAAGAAACAGGTAAGAAAGACATGATTGATGCTTTGAAGTTACTGGAATCTGAGTTGGGCGATGATTCGTACTTTGGTGGCGAAAACTTTGGGTTTCTTGATATAGCCTTGGTCACATATTATAGCTGGTTTCATGCGTACGAAGTGTGTGGCAAACTCAGCTTTGAAGATCACTGCCCCAAACTGATTGCATGGGCCAAAAGGTGCATGGAGAAGGAGACTGTCTCCAAGTCTCTGGCTGATCAGAACAAGGTTTACGAATTTGTTTTGCTTCTGAGGAAGAAATATGGCGCCAAGTAG
- the LOC140894411 gene encoding glycolate oxidase, with protein MEEVTNVTEYQAIAKGKLPKMVYDYYASGAEDQWTLAENRNAFSRILFRPRILIDVTKIDMSTTVLGFKISMPIMIAPTAFQKMAHPEGEYATARAASSAGTIMTLSSWATSSVEEVASTGPGIRFFQLYVYKDRNVVAQLVRRAERAGFKAIALTVDTPRLGRREADIKNRFTLPPYLTLKNFEGLNLGKMDKADDSGLASYVAGQIDRSLSWKDVKWLQTITSLPILVKGVLTAEDTRIAIQSGAAGVIVSNHGARQLDYVPSTIMALEEVVKAAQGRLPVFLDGGVRRGTDVFKALALGASGIFIGRPVVFALASEGEAGVRKVLQMLRDEFELTMALSGCRSLSEITRNHIATEWDAPRALLAPRL; from the exons ATGGAGGAGGTAACAAATGTAACCGAATACCAGGCTATTGCCAAGGGGAAGTTGCCGAAAATGGTGTATGACTACTATGCATCAGGTGCCGAGGACCAGTGGACTCTGGCTGAGAACAGAAATGCTTTCTCAAGAATTCT GTTTCGGCCACGGATTCTCATTGATGTAACCAAGATTGACATGTCTACCACTGTTTTGGGCTTCAAGATTTCAATGCCCATCATGATTGCCCCAACTGCTTTCCAAAAAATGGCTCACCCCGAAG GAGAGTATGCAACCGCTAGAGCCGCGTCATCAGCTGGAACAATCATG ACACTGTCTTCATGGGCCACTTCCAGTGTTGAAGAAGTTGCTTCAACCGGACCCGGAATAAGATTCTTTCAGCTCTAT GTCTATAAAGACAGGAACGTTGTGGCTCAACTGGTGCGACGAGCAGAAAGGGCAGGCTTCAAGGCCATAGCACTTACGGTGGATACCCCAAGATTGGGACGCAGAGAAGCTGATATCAAGAACAG GTTTACTTTGCCACCTTACCTGACACTGAAGAATTTCGAAGGTTTGAATCTTGGGAAGATGGACAAA GCTGATGACTCTGGTTTAGCTTCATATGTTGCTGGCCAAATTGATCGTTCTTTGAGCTGGAAG GATGTGAAGTGGCTTCAAACCATTACCTCATTGCCTATCCTGGTTAAGGGTGTACTCACTGCTGAGGACA CAAGGATCGCTATTCAGAGTGGAGCAGCTGGTGTTATTGTGTCCAATCATGGCGCTCGCCAACTTGATTACGTCCCTTCCACTATCATGGCTCTGGAAGAG GTCGTGAAAGCTGCACAAGGCCGGCTGCCAGTTTTCTTGGATGGAGGCGTTAGGCGTGGCACGGACGTCTTCAAGGCCTTGGCATTGGGAGCCTCCGGCATCTTT ATTGGTCGACCTGTAGTGTTTGCGTTGGCCTCTGAAGGAGAAGCTGGTGTGAGAAAAGTGCTCCAAATGCTGCGTGATGAGTTTGAGCTGACTATGGCTTTGTCCGGTTGTCGTTCACTCAGTGAGATAACCCGTAATCACATCGCCACCGAGTGGGACGCCCCTCGTGCTCTTCTAGCGCCGAGGTTGTAG